A portion of the Desulfurispora thermophila DSM 16022 genome contains these proteins:
- a CDS encoding YqhV family protein has protein sequence MGGWDKIVLGMALLRFISSSIEFSAALLMLAFNSIESALKINAALALVGPTIMLAVTSLGLFGLAGKLSFFSMLLIVSGVALILLGLRSL, from the coding sequence CTGGGGGGCTGGGATAAGATTGTTTTAGGGATGGCCCTGCTGCGCTTCATCTCATCTAGTATAGAATTCAGCGCAGCGCTTTTAATGCTGGCTTTTAACTCTATTGAGAGCGCTTTAAAAATAAATGCGGCCCTGGCGCTGGTCGGGCCGACAATTATGCTGGCAGTGACTTCCCTGGGCCTTTTTGGTCTGGCCGGGAAGCTTTCTTTCTTTTCCATGCTCTTGATTGTATCTGGTGTGGCTCTGATCTTGTTGGGGCTCAGGTCTTTATAA
- a CDS encoding S-layer homology domain-containing protein, which produces MKKIERANVKEQVQQQVKQESLQQAKQELKKESLPKAHRLMGTNLDKLDREAQQLIKQKIKDKLKEQVKKEFKDTAAHWARKDIVKAQALGLLNGYEDGSFRPEAPINSVEAMVVAVRLAETVAGEVYGDNLTNEELSGDAGKVLAQFPGWAKTAAKKALANQIININRFHSPVQATRAQVAVMLAKALGLQPVQPVTVVFKDGVMISKEDMGYIIALYEAGVVKGTPDGRFNPNSAITRAEFAALLARLTDIVEEKLGVEEDNVQEQNDNAGEQESTLEESTGTNNAGTENENNDNVIDNQTNSISDGGSGEDNTGTGEATPDNQNEQPNEGQ; this is translated from the coding sequence GTGAAAAAAATTGAACGGGCAAATGTCAAGGAACAGGTGCAGCAGCAGGTAAAACAGGAATCGTTGCAGCAGGCAAAACAGGAGCTGAAAAAGGAATCGCTTCCCAAAGCGCACAGACTGATGGGCACAAATCTCGACAAGCTGGACCGGGAGGCTCAACAATTAATTAAGCAAAAAATTAAAGACAAGCTCAAGGAGCAGGTAAAGAAAGAGTTTAAAGACACTGCAGCTCACTGGGCCAGGAAAGATATTGTGAAAGCTCAAGCGCTGGGCCTGCTTAACGGTTATGAGGATGGCTCCTTTAGGCCCGAAGCTCCAATCAACAGCGTGGAAGCAATGGTTGTGGCAGTGCGCCTGGCGGAAACGGTCGCTGGCGAGGTGTATGGTGATAATCTCACCAATGAAGAATTGTCCGGAGATGCTGGTAAGGTCCTGGCACAATTCCCCGGTTGGGCAAAAACTGCTGCGAAAAAAGCTCTGGCTAACCAGATTATCAATATCAACCGCTTTCACAGTCCTGTGCAGGCTACCCGGGCTCAGGTAGCCGTGATGCTGGCCAAGGCGCTGGGCTTGCAGCCAGTGCAACCGGTGACGGTAGTTTTCAAAGATGGGGTAATGATCTCCAAAGAAGACATGGGCTACATCATTGCTCTGTATGAGGCGGGTGTGGTTAAGGGTACGCCGGATGGACGGTTTAACCCCAACAGCGCCATAACCAGGGCTGAGTTTGCGGCATTACTGGCCCGGCTTACCGATATAGTTGAAGAAAAATTGGGCGTGGAAGAAGATAATGTTCAGGAACAGAATGATAATGCTGGTGAGCAGGAAAGTACACTAGAAGAATCTACCGGCACAAATAATGCCGGTACTGAAAATGAAAATAATGATAATGTAATTGATAACCAAACTAACAGTATAAGTGATGGTGGGAGCGGGGAAGACAATACCGGAACCGGGGAAGCAACACCTGACAATCAAAATGAACAGCCCAATGAAGGACAGTAA
- a CDS encoding acetyl-CoA C-acyltransferase, with amino-acid sequence MVIVAAARTAIGDFGGMFKDMISHQLLVPIIQEVIRRAGIEPAQIDDCIVGNCAQRSDEPNLGRTAALLAGLPKEVTGMTIQRQCSSGMQAIVSGCQQIQTGDSEIVLAGGAESMSTVPYVLKDARWGKRLQHGQMTDALWELLCDPIHKIMMGETAERLAEKYNISREEQDIIAYRSHKNAIRAIDEGLFKDEIVPINKKGRKGETITLDTDEHPRRDISLENLAKLKPVFRPDGTVTAGNASGLNDGAAAVILMSEKKAASLGIKPLARIVSHARAGVEPDLMGYGPVPAIRKALARAGLNLNDIELIELNEAFAAQYLACEKLLDLNREITNVNGSGISLGHPVGCTGTRITVSLVYEMHRRGCRYGLASLCVGGGMGMAMILERI; translated from the coding sequence GTGGTGATTGTTGCTGCCGCACGCACAGCTATTGGTGATTTTGGCGGTATGTTCAAGGATATGATTTCTCACCAGTTGCTGGTACCGATCATCCAGGAAGTAATCCGGCGCGCCGGAATAGAACCAGCCCAAATCGATGACTGCATTGTGGGCAACTGTGCCCAGCGCTCCGACGAACCCAACCTGGGGCGCACCGCCGCCTTGCTGGCCGGGTTGCCCAAAGAAGTCACCGGGATGACCATCCAGCGGCAGTGCTCATCCGGTATGCAGGCCATAGTTTCCGGTTGCCAGCAAATCCAGACGGGCGACTCGGAAATTGTCCTGGCTGGCGGCGCGGAATCCATGAGCACCGTACCCTATGTTTTAAAAGACGCCCGCTGGGGCAAACGCCTGCAGCACGGCCAGATGACCGATGCCCTCTGGGAACTGCTCTGCGACCCCATCCACAAGATCATGATGGGAGAGACAGCCGAGCGCCTGGCCGAGAAATATAACATCAGCCGCGAGGAGCAGGACATCATTGCCTACCGCAGCCACAAAAACGCCATTCGAGCTATAGATGAAGGGCTGTTTAAGGATGAAATAGTACCCATAAATAAAAAAGGCCGCAAAGGAGAAACCATCACGCTGGACACCGACGAACACCCGCGCCGCGATATCAGCCTGGAAAACCTGGCCAAGCTCAAGCCGGTCTTTCGGCCGGATGGAACCGTGACGGCGGGTAACGCCTCCGGTCTCAACGACGGAGCGGCCGCGGTGATTCTGATGTCGGAAAAGAAAGCAGCCAGCCTGGGGATAAAACCGCTGGCCAGGATTGTCAGCCACGCCCGGGCCGGCGTGGAACCCGATTTAATGGGTTACGGTCCGGTGCCGGCCATCCGCAAAGCGCTGGCACGGGCCGGTCTTAATCTAAATGACATTGAACTGATTGAACTCAACGAAGCCTTTGCCGCCCAGTACCTGGCTTGCGAGAAGTTGCTGGACTTAAACCGGGAAATCACCAACGTAAACGGCAGCGGCATCAGCCTGGGTCACCCGGTGGGGTGCACGGGTACCCGCATCACCGTTTCGCTTGTTTACGAAATGCACCGCCGCGGTTGCCGTTACGGCCTGGCCTCACTGTGCGTAGGCGGCGGTATGGGCATGGCCATGATTTTAGAAAGGATTTAA
- the lspA gene encoding signal peptidase II has product MFYAIVAIIFLLDRGSKLWVQHVLWPGESIQVIRGIFSLTYIHNPGAAFGMFAHQTTFFIAVSVLVVAGVTGYYLYKKPLPPAQQVALALICGGALGNLWDRSLYGEVIDFLHLSFWPVFNLADVAIVGGTCLLVLLLWRAGEQEGR; this is encoded by the coding sequence GTGTTTTACGCAATTGTAGCGATAATTTTTTTGCTGGACAGGGGTAGCAAGTTGTGGGTGCAGCATGTGCTGTGGCCGGGGGAGAGCATTCAGGTCATCCGGGGTATCTTCAGCCTTACATATATTCACAACCCCGGTGCCGCCTTTGGCATGTTTGCCCATCAAACGACATTTTTTATTGCCGTGTCCGTGCTGGTAGTGGCCGGGGTTACCGGATACTACCTGTATAAGAAACCATTGCCCCCTGCCCAGCAGGTGGCGCTGGCCTTGATCTGCGGCGGGGCGTTGGGCAATCTCTGGGACAGATCGTTATACGGTGAAGTGATTGACTTTTTACATCTTTCCTTCTGGCCGGTTTTCAATCTGGCCGATGTGGCCATAGTGGGCGGGACCTGTTTACTGGTGCTGCTCCTCTGGCGGGCTGGCGAACAGGAGGGCAGGTAA
- a CDS encoding CapA family protein, with the protein MFIPSPDLLAERLRDWRLQQKVDLEDVALACKMPLKKLKDFENGQARLSVQEIENLLNYYGLTADQLLSEGPGWLKNAKNISLMVIIAILVLLSLSILAIYAINLRVFNATAIKPLSEHSRQAESEKIREMAPLLDSGDSKQEQPLQGEAKTPRKQALVMRFYGDALWEQTPPDVSGPSAPHVRVYTITALTARPSLPDWLNEYRQKTDRIILNLATNHALDAGRNGVRASLELLQKAGLTTLGLGTSNQCYQPLVVDSPQGRVGLLAFSAILPQAGWKAAPGNFGVAHAYEQNNVVAAVRAASAQVDLLVVLMHWGTTFAQQPAAGQLALAHRIIDAGADLIVGTHPLTVQQIERYRGKYIFYSLGHITSRYQSSQGCTVVVDVKVEDRDIAAVELQAGVLRRGRASFALSGTEKEVLNSYLVKLLPAERAGMSDGERSSPLLVR; encoded by the coding sequence ATGTTTATTCCTTCGCCAGACCTGCTGGCAGAGAGGTTGCGCGATTGGCGGTTGCAGCAAAAAGTGGATCTGGAAGATGTGGCGCTGGCCTGTAAAATGCCCCTGAAAAAGCTCAAGGATTTTGAAAACGGGCAGGCCAGGCTTTCGGTGCAGGAGATTGAAAATTTATTAAATTATTATGGATTGACAGCGGATCAGCTATTGAGTGAGGGGCCGGGATGGTTGAAAAATGCTAAAAACATCTCTTTAATGGTTATCATCGCTATCCTGGTGCTGCTTTCTCTCAGTATTTTGGCTATATATGCAATTAATTTACGAGTGTTTAATGCAACTGCCATAAAACCGCTTTCGGAGCATTCTCGGCAGGCGGAGAGTGAAAAGATCAGAGAAATGGCGCCTTTGCTGGACTCTGGTGATAGCAAGCAAGAGCAGCCCTTGCAGGGTGAGGCCAAGACGCCCCGGAAACAGGCCCTGGTCATGCGTTTTTATGGGGATGCGCTTTGGGAACAAACCCCGCCGGATGTGTCCGGCCCCTCTGCGCCCCATGTGCGGGTGTATACAATCACCGCTCTGACAGCCAGGCCAAGCTTACCCGACTGGCTAAACGAGTATCGGCAAAAAACAGACCGGATAATTTTAAACCTGGCCACCAACCACGCGCTGGATGCCGGTCGGAATGGTGTGCGGGCTTCTCTGGAGTTGTTGCAAAAGGCCGGGTTAACTACACTGGGATTGGGGACGAGTAACCAGTGTTATCAGCCATTGGTGGTTGATAGCCCGCAGGGCAGAGTGGGCCTGCTGGCTTTTTCTGCCATCCTGCCGCAGGCCGGTTGGAAGGCTGCTCCCGGCAATTTCGGTGTGGCTCATGCCTATGAGCAAAACAATGTTGTTGCGGCTGTAAGGGCTGCCAGTGCACAGGTGGACCTGCTGGTTGTGTTGATGCACTGGGGAACGACATTTGCGCAGCAACCGGCAGCCGGTCAGCTGGCCCTAGCCCACCGCATAATTGATGCCGGTGCGGATCTGATTGTAGGTACTCACCCGCTTACTGTTCAGCAAATTGAAAGGTACAGGGGCAAATATATCTTTTACAGCCTGGGACACATAACCAGCCGTTATCAGAGCAGTCAGGGCTGCACGGTGGTTGTGGATGTCAAAGTTGAAGACAGGGATATAGCTGCTGTGGAGCTGCAGGCGGGAGTTTTGCGCCGTGGTCGAGCCAGCTTTGCGCTCAGTGGTACGGAAAAGGAAGTGCTAAATAGTTACCTGGTTAAACTCTTACCGGCAGAGAGGGCTGGGATGTCGGACGGAGAAAGATCCAGCCCCCTACTCGTCAGGTAG
- a CDS encoding DUF1540 domain-containing protein, whose translation MPSIKCKVTECTYNKDVACNAPMVEVDHNKTNMASSSDHTQCQTFKPKM comes from the coding sequence ATGCCCAGCATCAAGTGCAAAGTCACCGAGTGCACCTATAACAAAGATGTAGCCTGCAATGCCCCCATGGTGGAAGTCGACCACAACAAAACCAACATGGCTTCCAGCTCGGATCACACGCAGTGCCAAACCTTTAAACCCAAAATGTAA
- a CDS encoding RluA family pseudouridine synthase has protein sequence MAEITLEYRVGEEQAGQRLDQFLARQNQDLSRTYIQELIGQQRVQVDGQHCKAGQRVKQGQLVTVVLPPPCDLEVKPEKIALDIYYEDSHVIVVNKPRGMVVHPAEGNFSGTLVNALLYHCRDLSGINGVLRPGIVHRLDKDTSGLLVVAKHDQAHVHLAEQLKERRVNRRYLALVHGVLRHRRGSIEAPIGRDPRDRQKMAVVFKNSKPALTHYLVRQFCGQYSYLELRLATGRTHQIRVHMAHIGHPVVGDPKYGPARPHLGLDGQFLHAALLGFVHPATGEYLEFKAPLPEELRAVLQQICDPWDDALLWPLPSAEQFQEQGGNACGHERSHGHAVPQDNAQQ, from the coding sequence TTGGCAGAGATCACCCTTGAGTACCGGGTGGGGGAGGAACAGGCCGGCCAGCGGTTGGATCAGTTTTTGGCCAGGCAAAACCAGGATTTGAGCCGGACGTATATTCAGGAGTTGATTGGCCAGCAGCGGGTACAGGTGGACGGGCAGCATTGCAAAGCCGGTCAGCGGGTAAAACAGGGGCAGTTGGTGACGGTTGTTCTGCCACCACCCTGCGACCTGGAAGTAAAGCCGGAGAAAATAGCGCTGGATATTTATTATGAGGATAGCCATGTCATTGTGGTGAACAAGCCGCGGGGGATGGTGGTGCACCCTGCGGAAGGTAATTTCAGCGGGACGCTGGTCAATGCCCTGCTTTACCACTGCCGGGATCTGTCGGGCATAAACGGCGTGCTGCGGCCGGGCATTGTCCACCGCCTGGACAAGGACACCTCGGGCCTGCTGGTGGTAGCCAAACATGACCAGGCTCATGTACACCTGGCCGAGCAGCTAAAGGAGCGCCGGGTAAACCGCCGTTATCTGGCCCTGGTGCACGGAGTGTTGCGGCACCGGCGGGGTAGTATTGAGGCTCCCATTGGCCGCGACCCCAGGGACAGGCAAAAAATGGCGGTGGTGTTTAAAAACAGCAAGCCGGCCTTAACCCACTATCTGGTCAGACAGTTTTGCGGCCAGTACAGCTATTTGGAGCTCAGGCTGGCTACCGGCCGAACCCATCAAATTCGTGTGCACATGGCTCATATCGGCCATCCGGTGGTGGGAGACCCCAAATATGGCCCGGCCCGGCCGCATTTGGGCCTGGATGGTCAGTTTTTGCATGCTGCGTTGCTGGGTTTTGTGCACCCGGCAACAGGGGAATACCTGGAGTTCAAAGCGCCCCTGCCGGAAGAACTGCGCGCAGTTCTCCAGCAGATTTGCGACCCCTGGGATGACGCCCTGCTATGGCCCCTGCCTTCTGCCGAGCAATTCCAGGAGCAGGGCGGTAATGCCTGCGGCCATGAGCGGTCCCACGGGCACGCCGTGCCACAAGATAATGCCCAGCAGTGA
- a CDS encoding ROK family protein codes for MGERNQGVGLGLDIGGTNIAGALVDAAGRLLEQYTLPTCAWKGQDAVIEQIFLVAEHLFRQAENKGLQIRGIGMGVPGPLESRTGLVLHAPNLGWYNVPVKQIVQQRFQTPVFVENDVRCAALGEKYFGAGRGVDDLICVALGTGVGAGIFVAGSLLRGFGDIAGEIGHICLDPNGPHCNCGRRGCLEVYAGAPGIARRAREAIQSGKQSVIGKLVGGNLALIDPAVISSAAGQGDQLAIEIWRETGELVGWALATAVTLFNPRLVIVGGGVARAGEVLLGSIRETVFQRAMPEHARQVEVVPAHLGERAGVVGAACLVLEKI; via the coding sequence ATGGGTGAAAGAAACCAGGGAGTTGGCCTGGGTCTGGATATTGGCGGCACCAATATTGCCGGTGCTCTGGTGGATGCGGCCGGACGTTTGCTTGAGCAGTACACGCTGCCCACATGTGCCTGGAAAGGGCAGGATGCGGTTATTGAGCAGATATTTCTGGTGGCGGAGCATTTGTTCCGGCAGGCGGAGAACAAAGGGCTTCAGATTCGGGGGATCGGGATGGGGGTTCCCGGACCGCTGGAATCCAGGACAGGGCTGGTGTTGCATGCTCCCAATCTGGGCTGGTACAATGTTCCGGTTAAACAAATTGTGCAGCAGCGTTTTCAAACACCTGTCTTTGTGGAGAATGATGTACGCTGTGCTGCGCTGGGGGAGAAATATTTTGGTGCCGGGCGGGGTGTGGACGATTTAATCTGTGTGGCGCTGGGTACCGGTGTGGGGGCGGGAATTTTTGTCGCGGGTAGTCTCTTGCGCGGCTTTGGGGACATTGCCGGCGAGATTGGTCATATTTGTCTGGATCCCAACGGCCCGCACTGCAACTGTGGCCGGCGCGGTTGTCTGGAGGTCTATGCCGGGGCTCCCGGTATTGCCCGGCGGGCCCGGGAAGCGATACAGAGCGGTAAACAGTCGGTGATCGGCAAGCTGGTGGGAGGCAACCTGGCTCTGATTGATCCCGCCGTGATCTCCTCGGCAGCCGGACAGGGCGACCAGCTGGCCATCGAGATCTGGCGGGAAACCGGAGAGCTGGTGGGCTGGGCTCTGGCTACGGCGGTTACGCTGTTCAACCCGCGGCTGGTTATTGTGGGCGGCGGGGTTGCCAGGGCCGGTGAAGTGCTCCTGGGGTCCATCAGAGAGACGGTATTCCAGCGGGCTATGCCCGAGCACGCCCGCCAGGTGGAAGTGGTTCCGGCGCATTTGGGCGAACGGGCCGGGGTGGTGGGAGCGGCCTGTCTGGTACTGGAAAAAATCTAA
- a CDS encoding DUF441 family protein, with product MTRIAQLVILMGIGLLTNSFILAVSAGFLFIIQITGWKVMLDILEKRALEAGLVFLLLAILAPLARDSGRLGDIMVCVSSGSGLLALAGGIMATHINAAGLDLLHRQPRLGLGIILGSLLGIILWHGVPVGPLMAAGITALLLELLGRRQGP from the coding sequence ATGACCCGGATCGCCCAGCTGGTCATCTTAATGGGCATTGGTTTATTGACAAACTCATTTATACTGGCAGTCTCTGCCGGTTTTTTGTTTATTATACAAATAACCGGTTGGAAGGTTATGCTGGATATTTTGGAAAAAAGAGCCCTGGAAGCAGGGCTGGTCTTCCTGCTGCTGGCCATCCTGGCGCCGCTGGCCAGGGATAGCGGACGGCTGGGCGACATCATGGTCTGCGTGAGCAGCGGCAGCGGGCTGCTCGCGCTGGCCGGCGGCATCATGGCCACGCACATCAATGCCGCCGGACTGGATCTGCTGCACAGGCAGCCCCGCCTGGGGCTGGGTATAATCCTGGGTTCACTGCTGGGCATTATCTTGTGGCACGGCGTGCCCGTGGGACCGCTCATGGCCGCAGGCATTACCGCCCTGCTCCTGGAATTGCTCGGCAGAAGGCAGGGGCCATAG
- a CDS encoding VanZ family protein, translating into MRKIACWLPALLWMGVIFYLSSRTSSQLQHSFPFFKDFNPGHIIAYFILARTYLFALKQYDSLPYRPLLALLLCLIYGISDEYHQSFVPTRSPDLADLGRDMLGAGLAVLWQLTFPRRGKSREKHNAL; encoded by the coding sequence ATGAGAAAAATAGCTTGCTGGCTTCCCGCCCTGCTGTGGATGGGAGTGATTTTTTACCTTTCCAGCCGCACCAGCAGCCAGCTCCAGCATTCTTTTCCATTTTTTAAAGATTTTAACCCGGGACATATTATTGCTTATTTTATTTTAGCCCGCACGTACCTTTTTGCTTTAAAGCAATATGATTCTTTGCCATACCGGCCACTCCTGGCTCTACTCCTCTGTTTAATATACGGGATCAGCGACGAGTACCACCAATCCTTCGTACCCACCCGCTCTCCCGACCTGGCCGATCTGGGACGCGATATGCTGGGGGCCGGCCTGGCCGTTTTGTGGCAATTGACATTCCCCCGGCGAGGTAAAAGCAGGGAAAAACACAATGCTTTATAA
- a CDS encoding MFS transporter — MPENKTIRADQKTIIALSSIPLIMVLGNSMLIPVLPAIKSALGISQLKTSLLITLFSVPAGLVIPLAGFLSDRIGRKKVIIPSLALYAAGGILAAAAGILLAEKSFPLILTGRVLQGLGAAGTAPIAMALCGDLFTGAARSRVLGIIEASNGLGKVLSPVLGAALGLITWYAAFLFFPLVILPAAIILFLWVEEPRTSRQKQSVKQYARDIAQIFTSKSRLLISCFAGGMTALLVLFGVLFFLSEHLEKTYRLTGISKGLALAIPVLIMSLTSYLTGRIIKKRAALMRRLILSGLLIISASLLVLTWNGQQTWFLFGGVSGCGLGTGLTLPCLNMLITSTTAAAKRGMVTSLYGSVRFFGVAAGPPLFGWLMKYNLKTMFFSGAGLGAAAFVLAWLFIKPEKQLTQVKATPAGSERPGPSLAVQPARKPDPGPDSH; from the coding sequence ATGCCAGAGAATAAAACCATCCGTGCTGATCAAAAAACCATCATCGCTTTGAGCAGCATCCCTCTGATCATGGTGCTGGGCAATTCCATGCTCATTCCGGTCCTGCCGGCCATCAAAAGTGCTCTGGGTATCAGCCAGTTAAAAACCAGCCTGCTAATCACCCTTTTTTCCGTACCCGCCGGCCTGGTCATCCCGCTGGCCGGCTTTCTATCCGACCGTATCGGGCGGAAAAAAGTGATCATTCCCTCACTGGCCCTTTATGCCGCCGGAGGCATACTGGCGGCAGCGGCCGGCATTCTGCTGGCCGAGAAGTCATTTCCGCTCATTCTGACCGGCAGGGTACTACAGGGGCTGGGGGCAGCGGGAACCGCTCCCATCGCCATGGCCCTCTGTGGCGACCTGTTCACCGGCGCCGCACGCAGCCGGGTCCTGGGCATTATTGAGGCCAGCAACGGCCTGGGTAAGGTTTTAAGCCCGGTGCTGGGAGCCGCTCTGGGCCTGATTACCTGGTATGCCGCTTTTTTGTTCTTCCCCCTGGTCATTCTGCCCGCAGCAATTATTCTTTTTTTGTGGGTGGAGGAACCGCGCACCAGCAGACAAAAACAGTCGGTAAAACAATACGCGCGGGATATCGCCCAGATTTTCACCAGTAAATCGAGGCTGCTTATCAGCTGTTTTGCCGGAGGTATGACTGCCCTGCTGGTGCTTTTTGGCGTGCTGTTTTTCCTATCCGAACACCTGGAAAAAACATACCGCCTGACAGGCATCAGCAAAGGGCTGGCACTGGCCATACCCGTATTGATTATGAGCCTGACCTCATACCTGACGGGAAGAATAATCAAAAAAAGGGCGGCCCTCATGCGCCGGTTAATCCTGAGCGGCCTTTTGATCATCTCCGCCTCGCTGCTGGTGCTAACCTGGAACGGGCAGCAAACCTGGTTTTTGTTTGGCGGCGTCAGTGGCTGCGGGCTGGGCACAGGTCTGACCCTACCCTGCTTGAATATGCTGATCACCAGCACAACAGCCGCTGCCAAAAGGGGCATGGTCACATCGCTTTATGGTAGTGTGCGCTTTTTTGGGGTGGCCGCCGGTCCGCCCCTGTTCGGATGGCTGATGAAATACAATTTGAAAACCATGTTTTTCAGCGGAGCCGGACTGGGCGCCGCCGCCTTTGTTCTGGCCTGGCTGTTTATCAAGCCGGAAAAGCAGCTCACACAGGTAAAAGCCACCCCGGCAGGTAGTGAGCGCCCGGGGCCGTCTCTTGCCGTTCAACCCGCCCGCAAACCAGACCCCGGTCCGGACAGTCATTAA
- a CDS encoding phosphosulfolactate synthase yields MLAQEACLNVWWDFLKAPLGIRFPKPRRQGVNMLLDKGLGLGETRDLLHKAAHHIDFIKLAFGTSALYSQELLEEKIQLVRNYGVNIYPGGTFLEIAIWQNRLLEFLKRAYQLGFNFIEVSDGTIFLPAEVREKAINLALEQGFQVLTEVGKKDHEQQPCIEKIAELINTDLSLGAHMVIMEGREMGINVGLYDEKGNIRRGDLERLLEYIAEPDRIIWEAPQKGQQQALINRLGCNVNLGNIPPEEIIALEALRLGLRADTLKTALNDSEYSPYSGHKS; encoded by the coding sequence ATGCTTGCGCAGGAAGCCTGTCTAAATGTCTGGTGGGATTTTTTAAAAGCACCCCTGGGTATTCGTTTCCCCAAACCCCGCCGGCAGGGAGTAAACATGCTGCTGGATAAAGGTCTGGGACTGGGGGAAACCAGAGACTTGCTCCACAAAGCGGCCCACCACATCGACTTCATCAAGCTGGCCTTCGGTACTTCGGCTCTGTACAGCCAGGAACTGCTGGAGGAAAAGATTCAACTGGTTAGAAACTACGGCGTGAACATCTACCCGGGCGGTACATTTCTGGAAATTGCCATCTGGCAAAACCGCCTGCTGGAATTTCTCAAACGCGCCTACCAGCTGGGCTTTAACTTTATTGAAGTTTCCGATGGGACCATATTTTTGCCTGCCGAGGTGAGAGAAAAAGCGATCAACCTTGCTCTGGAGCAGGGCTTTCAGGTTCTGACCGAAGTGGGGAAAAAAGATCACGAACAACAACCCTGCATCGAAAAAATTGCCGAACTTATAAACACCGACCTGTCCCTGGGAGCGCACATGGTGATCATGGAAGGGCGGGAAATGGGCATCAATGTGGGGCTGTACGACGAAAAAGGAAATATCCGCCGGGGCGATCTGGAAAGGCTGCTGGAGTATATCGCAGAACCGGACCGAATCATCTGGGAAGCTCCCCAAAAGGGCCAGCAACAGGCTCTGATCAACCGTTTGGGATGCAACGTTAACCTGGGTAACATCCCCCCGGAGGAAATCATCGCCCTGGAAGCGCTACGCCTGGGTCTGCGGGCCGACACGCTGAAAACCGCCTTGAATGATTCAGAATATTCGCCTTACTCCGGACATAAATCTTAA